The following proteins are co-located in the Vigna unguiculata cultivar IT97K-499-35 chromosome 9, ASM411807v1, whole genome shotgun sequence genome:
- the LOC114162841 gene encoding uncharacterized protein LOC114162841 isoform X1 has translation MIHQREKTDICLICGDKGDPKCHVYCVECKACVQHRYCLDEFYTEDDGTIIWKCEDCAPRNPKRWGSEELRRSKRVTHVAEAKYRRIEMKKERFAVRKPKSVRSSEGFHTECHRKNDIEKRQPILEDNGIYYEEPESPKGPINMLTDEQALEHGKYVYSEALTTQDHSYPEFDKPSRAHPLSDPVWTGQFILNNATNFGLVAYASGGACSKVHLAVTELPKLLDVEMLSRRGIWPERFDMSPPNGDSIGLYFFPHYERDELIFDGVMNDVIEQEFALKAVINNIELLIFSSHLLPPNDRRICDKYYLWGVFKPKSVVGDIRPN, from the exons ATGATTCATCAGCGTGAAAAG ACAGATATCTGTCTAATATGTGGTGATAAAGGAGATCCGAAGTGCCACGTATATTGCGTCGAATGTAAAGCGTGTGTTCAGCATAG ATATTGTTTAGACGAGTTCTATACAGAAGATGATGGAACAATTATCTGGAAATGTGAGGACTGTGCACCACGTAACCCCAAAAGATGGGGATCTGAAGAATTAAGAAGAAGCAAGCGTGTAACTCATGTTGCTGAAGCAAAATATAGAAGGATAGAAATGAAAAAGGAGAGGTTTGCAGTTAGAAAACCAAAATCTGTTAGATCATCTGAAGGTTTTCATACCGAATGCCATAGGAAAAATGACATTGAGAAGAGACAACCGATCCTTGAAGACAATGGCATCTATTATGAGGAGCCTGAATCACCTAAAGGTCCTATAAATATGTTAACTGACGAGCAAGCATTGGAGCATGGGAAATATGTTTACTCTGAAGCCTTAACGACTCAAGACCATAGTTATCCAGAATTTGACAAGCCTAGCCGTGCTCACCCACTTAGTGATCCAGTTTGGAC GGGACAATTTATATTGAACAACGCAACAAATTTTGGTCTTGTTGCTTATGCGTCAGGCGGAGCTTGCTCAAAAGTGCATTTGGCAGTGACAGAGCTTCCTAAACTGCTTGACGTGGAGATGTTATCAAGGCGTGGTATTTGGCCTGAGAGGTTTGATATGTCTCCTCCTAACGGTGATAGTATTGGTCTCTATTTCTTTCCACATTATGAAAG GGATGAGTTAATTTTTGATGGTGTGATGAATGATGTAATTGAACAAGAATTTGCTCTCAAGGCGGTCATTAACAACATAGAGCTCCTCATTTTTTCTTCACATCTATTACCTCCAAATGATCGGA GAATTTGTGACAAGTATTATTTGTGGGGTGTTTTCAAACCAAAGTCTGTCGTTGGGGATATTAGGCCCAATTAA
- the LOC114196278 gene encoding WD repeat-containing protein 44-like, which translates to MLVSDEGDFDVFFDSVDCFSPTQGSALTEQESGYEIWANEPVSVKERRGKFLQGMGWHHGSSELCSQENNNMMNSDSSSVRFELERTGDSEEVSDTCSCILPYDQVSEELVLSGSETTSEDQKGGPKDKPDASLEGKIYEVSFTDQEVRHRKAEAREEEKKSWWKHFVSNKKGGWGKVSSKLNSGPNKTRRIKVKQNKKRWMEFSALYIGQEIRAHEGLIWTMKFSPNGQYLASGGEDGVIRIWRVTSLNTSSICFNAEDSAVSKVKHGSSGSQQKHSSQSFVVLPNKILKVEESPLHEFCGHTSDVLDLAWSNSDTLLSSSSDKTVRLWKIGCNECLRVFHHKDYVTCIQFNPVDENFFISGCIDGKVRIWGIHEERVVDWADIRDVISAISYRPDGQGFVVGSLTGTCRFYVTSGKHFQLDAQIRVNGKKRTSGNKITGIQFSQKNHQRVMITSEDSKVRILEGIELVQTYKALPRSGSQMSGSFTSGGEHIISVGGDSRVYMWNFNDLGNTSPKSTKSKYSCEYFGSKGVTIAIPWSSMTAEERGSGNDFAHYSSEMQPQLEAAHGVRESERFSFGSWFSIDGTCRGSVTWPEEKLPSWDLPLAEVEFDHQKQKYVSETWGLSIVAAGCDGTIKTFHNFGLPIRL; encoded by the exons ATGCTGGTCTCTGATGAGGGAGATTTTGATGTGTTTTTTGACTCAGTGGATTGTTTCTCACCGACCCAAGGGTCTGCTCTGACAGAACAAGAGTCGGGTTATGAGATTTGGGCGAATGAGCCCGTGAGCGTGAAGGAAAGGAGGGGAAAGTTTTTGCAGGGGATGGGGTGGCATCATGGTTCTTCCGAGCTTTGTTCTCAAGAGAATAATAATATGATGAATTCTGATAGCTCATCAGTGAGATTTGAACTGGAGAGGACCGGCGATAGTGAGGAAGTTTCGGATACTTGTAGTTGTATTTTGCCTTATGATCAGGTTTCTGAGGAGTTGGTTCTCTCGGGAAGCGAAACAACTTCTGAGGATCAGAAAGGAGGCCCCAAAGATAAACCAGATGCAAGTTTAGAAGGGAAGATTTATGAGGTTTCTTTCACAGATCAAGAGGTTAGACATAGAAAAGCTGAGGCTAGAGAGGAAGAGAAGAAAAGTTGGTGGAAACACTTTGTAAGCAACAAAAAAGGAGGTTGGGGAAAAGTCAGTTCAAAGTTGAATTCAGGGCCAAATAAAACTCGTAGAATAAAAGTAAAGCAGAATAAGAAGAGGTGGATGGAGTTCAGTGCACTGTATATTGGGCAAGAGATTAGAGCTCACGAAGGCCTGATTTGGACTATGAAGTTTAGTCCCAATGGCCAATATCTGGCTAGTGGTGGTGAAGATGGTGTTATACGCATATGGCGTGTGACATCACTGAATACATCTAGTATCTGCTTCAATGCAGAAGACAGTGCTGTTAGCAAAGTGAAACATGGCTCCTCTGGTTCTCAGCAGAAACACTCAAGCCAATCCTTCGTTGTTCTTCCTAACAAGATTTTGAAAGTCGAGGAATCACCATTGCATGAATTTTGTGGTCATACCAGCGATGTCCTGGATTTGGCTTGGTCCAATTCTGAT actctcctttcttcttcttcggaTAAAACTGTTCGCTTGTGGAAAATTGGCTGTAATGAATGTCTGAGAGTTTTCCATCACAAAGACTATG TGACTTGCATTCAATTCAACCCGGTTGACGAAAATTTCTTCATCAGTGGTTGCATAGATGGCAAAGTCCGAATATGGGGTATCCATGAAGAGCGAGTTGTTGACTGGGCAGACATTCGAGATGTGATAAGTGCTATAAGCTACCGACCAGATGGACAA GGTTTTGTAGTCGGTTCCCTCACAGGCACTTGCCGCTTTTATGTCACCTCAG GCAAACATTTCCAGCTTGATGCGCAAATTCGTGTCAATGGAAAGAAGAGAACGTCTGGCAACAAGATAACAGGCATTCag TTTTCTCAGAAAAACCATCAGAGAGTTATGATTACATCTGAAGATTCCAAAGTTAGAATATTGGAAGGCATTGAACTTGTTCAAACATATAAAG CTCTTCCAAGGTCTGGAAGTCAAATGTCTGGTTCATTTACCTCTGGTGGGGAGCATATAATTTCAGTAGGAGGAGACTCTCGTGTGTACATGTGGAACTTCAATGACTTGGGAAACACTTCTCCAAAAAGTACAAAATCCAAGTATTCCTGTGAGTACTTTGGCTCTAAAGGGGTTACTATTGCAATACCTTGGTCTAGCATGACTGCAGAAGAAAGAGGTTCTGGCAATGATTTCGCCCACTATTCTTCAGAAATGCAACCCCAACTAGAAGCTGCTCATGGTGTTAGGGAATCAGAACGTTTTTCTTTTGGAAGTTGGTTCTCCATTGATGGTACATGCAGGGGTTCTGTTACATGGCCCGAAGAGAAGCTTCCTAGTTGGGATTTACCTCTTgcagaagttgaatttgatcacCAGAAGCAAAAATACGTATCAGAAACATGGGGATTATCCATTGTGGCAGCAGGTTGTGATGGAACCATAAAGACATTCCATAACTTTGGACTTCCAATTAGGCTTTAG
- the LOC114162841 gene encoding uncharacterized protein LOC114162841 isoform X2 encodes MIHQREKTDICLICGDKGDPKCHVYCVECKACVQHRYCLDEFYTEDDGTIIWKCEDCAPRNPKRWGSEELRRSKRVTHVAEAKYRRIEMKKERFAVRKPKSVRSSEGFHTECHRKNDIEKRQPILEDNGIYYEEPESPKGPINMLTDEQALEHGKYVYSEALTTQDHSYPEFDKPSRAHPLSDPVWTGQFILNNATNFGLVAYASGGACSKVHLAVTELPKLLDVEMLSRRGIWPERFDMSPPNGDSIGLYFFPHYERICSQGGH; translated from the exons ATGATTCATCAGCGTGAAAAG ACAGATATCTGTCTAATATGTGGTGATAAAGGAGATCCGAAGTGCCACGTATATTGCGTCGAATGTAAAGCGTGTGTTCAGCATAG ATATTGTTTAGACGAGTTCTATACAGAAGATGATGGAACAATTATCTGGAAATGTGAGGACTGTGCACCACGTAACCCCAAAAGATGGGGATCTGAAGAATTAAGAAGAAGCAAGCGTGTAACTCATGTTGCTGAAGCAAAATATAGAAGGATAGAAATGAAAAAGGAGAGGTTTGCAGTTAGAAAACCAAAATCTGTTAGATCATCTGAAGGTTTTCATACCGAATGCCATAGGAAAAATGACATTGAGAAGAGACAACCGATCCTTGAAGACAATGGCATCTATTATGAGGAGCCTGAATCACCTAAAGGTCCTATAAATATGTTAACTGACGAGCAAGCATTGGAGCATGGGAAATATGTTTACTCTGAAGCCTTAACGACTCAAGACCATAGTTATCCAGAATTTGACAAGCCTAGCCGTGCTCACCCACTTAGTGATCCAGTTTGGAC GGGACAATTTATATTGAACAACGCAACAAATTTTGGTCTTGTTGCTTATGCGTCAGGCGGAGCTTGCTCAAAAGTGCATTTGGCAGTGACAGAGCTTCCTAAACTGCTTGACGTGGAGATGTTATCAAGGCGTGGTATTTGGCCTGAGAGGTTTGATATGTCTCCTCCTAACGGTGATAGTATTGGTCTCTATTTCTTTCCACATTATGAAAG AATTTGCTCTCAAGGCGGTCATTAA